A portion of the Syngnathoides biaculeatus isolate LvHL_M chromosome 7, ASM1980259v1, whole genome shotgun sequence genome contains these proteins:
- the tm4sf18 gene encoding transmembrane 4 L6 family member 18: protein MCCSVGFARSLGLALLPLALCCILANMLLLFPMGEITYIQEERLARYVWYFGGLGGGGLLMLVPAISFITLGKCNCCWNENFMMCGSALAAVVGLVGASYCFVISGLALMQGPQCFTSLGWSYPFADQGGRYLLQSETWSVCLQPLNIVEWNVTLLCVLLGLAVLEFILCLLQLGSGLVNAVCRPCCYKQEYSLNA, encoded by the exons aTGTGTTGTTCAGTGGGTTTCGCCAGGTCCCTGGGTCTGGCTCTGTTGCCTCTTGCCCTGTGTTGTATCCTGGCCAATATGCTCCTCTTGTTTCCTATGGGAGAAATAACATATATACAAGAGGAGCGCCTGGCCAGATACGTCTGGTACTTTGGTGGCCTGGGTGGTGGAGGACTGCtg ATGCTGGTTCCTGCTATAAGCTTCATTACTTTGGGAAAATGTAACTGCTGCTGGAATGAGAACTTCATG ATGTGTGGGTCAGCGTTGGCTGCAGTGGTGGGCCTGGTAGGGGCAAGCTACTGCTTTGTTATTTCAGGCCTGGCCTTGATGCAGGGTCCGCAGTGCTTCACTTCTCTTGGGTGGTCCTACCCCTTCGCAGATCAAGGAGGACG GTATCTTCTGCAATCAGAGACGTGGTCTGTGTGCCTCCAGCCACTTAACATTGTCGAGTGGAACGTGACTCTTCTTTGTGTGCTGTTGGGCCTGGCTGTGCTAGAGTTCATCCTGTGCCTTTTACAGCTGGGCAGTGGTTTAGTCAATGCTGTCTGTCGGCCTTGTTGCTATAAACAGGAGTATAGTTTGAATGCTTAA